Proteins encoded together in one Rhizobacter sp. J219 window:
- the rsmB gene encoding 16S rRNA (cytosine(967)-C(5))-methyltransferase RsmB, which yields MKSLPLSQLISHTADAVQAVRAGRSLNDALARCPHEARPGVQALSFEVLRRLGAAQAIRARLAPKTPSPPVDALLLTALALLWPDAQDGARYEPHTVVDQAVDAAKRRSQSSAPFINAVLRRFLRERDTLVAAAEADPVAHHNHPRWWIDRLRADWPAQWQAVLEANNRHPPMALRVNARRGTVESYRERLRQAGIDAQPVGAHGLVLTAPVPVQQLPGFADGDVSVQDTAAQMAAPLLIGEGLPTGARVLDACAAPGGKTAHLLELADLDVLALDADPARLERVHDTLRRLGLAARSVAADARRPADWWDGQAFDAILLDAPCSASGIVRRHADVRWLRRDSDIPALARTQGELLDALWPLLKPRGRLLYCTCSVFKAEGQRVIDAFLQRLGPAEAALLPTAPGHLLPLPDNPDNGAAPASGASPDGFFYALLAKAP from the coding sequence GTGAAGTCCCTCCCGCTGTCCCAACTCATCTCCCACACCGCCGATGCGGTACAGGCCGTGCGTGCCGGCCGCTCGCTCAACGACGCCTTGGCGCGTTGCCCGCACGAGGCCCGGCCGGGGGTGCAGGCCCTGTCGTTCGAGGTGCTGCGCCGCCTCGGCGCGGCGCAGGCGATCCGCGCCAGGCTGGCGCCCAAGACGCCGTCGCCACCCGTTGACGCGCTGTTGTTGACCGCCCTGGCGCTGCTGTGGCCCGATGCGCAGGACGGCGCCCGCTACGAGCCGCATACCGTGGTCGACCAGGCGGTCGACGCGGCCAAGCGCCGTTCGCAGTCCAGCGCGCCGTTCATCAACGCGGTGCTGCGCCGTTTCCTGCGCGAGCGCGACACGCTCGTGGCTGCCGCCGAGGCCGACCCCGTCGCCCACCACAACCACCCGCGCTGGTGGATCGACCGGCTGCGGGCCGATTGGCCGGCGCAGTGGCAGGCGGTGCTCGAGGCCAACAACCGCCACCCTCCGATGGCGCTGCGCGTCAACGCCCGCCGCGGCACCGTGGAGTCGTACCGCGAGCGTTTGCGCCAGGCCGGCATCGACGCGCAGCCGGTCGGTGCCCATGGCCTGGTCCTGACCGCGCCGGTGCCGGTGCAGCAGTTGCCCGGCTTCGCAGACGGTGATGTCTCCGTGCAGGACACCGCCGCCCAGATGGCCGCACCCCTGCTGATCGGCGAGGGCCTGCCGACCGGGGCCCGTGTGCTCGACGCCTGCGCCGCCCCCGGCGGCAAGACTGCCCACCTGCTGGAGCTGGCCGACCTCGACGTGCTGGCGCTCGACGCCGACCCCGCCCGCCTCGAACGGGTGCACGACACCCTGCGCCGCCTCGGCCTGGCCGCGCGCAGCGTCGCCGCCGACGCCCGCCGCCCCGCCGACTGGTGGGACGGCCAGGCATTCGACGCCATCCTGCTCGACGCCCCCTGCAGCGCCTCCGGCATCGTGCGTCGCCACGCCGACGTGCGCTGGCTGCGGCGCGACAGCGACATCCCCGCGCTGGCCCGCACCCAGGGCGAGCTGCTCGATGCGTTGTGGCCGCTGCTCAAGCCGCGTGGGCGCTTGCTTTACTGCACGTGCTCGGTCTTCAAGGCCGAAGGCCAGCGTGTGATCGACGCTTTTTTGCAACGCCTCGGGCCTGCGGAAGCGGCCCTGCTGCCGACGGCGCCCGGCCACCTGCTGCCGCTGCCCGACAATCCGGACAACGGCGCCGCGCCCGCTTCAGGTGCATCGCCAGACGGCTTTTTCTACGCTTTGCTGGCCAAGGCCCCTTGA
- a CDS encoding FAD-binding oxidoreductase: MNAPLPSHVLPPMERRPVPPAMHEALKARFGDRCSSALAVREQHGRDESPFDVPPPELVVYCESTEDVAFVVKLADAHAVPVIPFGVGSSLEGHLLAVQGGVSLDLSRMQKIVSLQPDDLTVTVQPGVTRTQLNNEIRHSGLFFPIDPGADASLGGMAATRASGTNAVRYGTMRENVLGLTVVTPQGEVIRTGTRARKSSAGYDLTRLMVGSEGTLGVMTEITLRLYPLPEAVLAAVCTFPSVDAAVRTTIQVIQLGVPIARCELLDANTVRAVNQRDKLGLTEAPMLLMEFHGSDAAVAEQSATVQTIADELGGQGFEWATTPEARTRLWTARHHAYLSALQMKPGCRAVTTDTCVPISRLADCINESVAEVEASGLPYFLVGHVGDGNFHMGYLIDPNLPAERELAEQLNHRLVQRALAVGGTCTGEHGVGLHKMGFLVEETGAGAVSMMRALKQALDPKNIMNPGKIFS; this comes from the coding sequence TTGAACGCCCCGCTTCCTTCTCATGTGCTGCCGCCGATGGAGCGCCGCCCCGTGCCGCCTGCGATGCACGAGGCGCTCAAGGCGCGCTTTGGCGACCGCTGTTCGTCCGCGCTCGCGGTGCGCGAGCAGCATGGCCGCGACGAGTCGCCATTCGACGTGCCGCCGCCCGAGCTGGTCGTCTATTGCGAAAGCACCGAAGACGTCGCCTTCGTCGTGAAGCTGGCCGACGCGCATGCGGTGCCGGTGATTCCGTTCGGTGTCGGATCCTCGCTCGAAGGTCACCTGCTCGCCGTCCAAGGCGGGGTGAGCCTCGACCTCTCGCGCATGCAGAAGATCGTGTCGCTGCAGCCCGATGACCTGACCGTGACGGTGCAGCCCGGCGTGACGCGCACGCAGCTCAACAACGAGATCCGCCACAGCGGCCTCTTCTTCCCCATCGACCCCGGCGCCGACGCGAGCCTCGGCGGCATGGCCGCCACCCGCGCCAGCGGCACCAACGCCGTGCGCTACGGCACGATGCGCGAGAACGTGCTGGGCCTGACCGTCGTCACGCCGCAGGGCGAGGTGATCCGCACCGGCACACGCGCCCGCAAGTCGAGCGCCGGCTACGACCTCACCCGCCTGATGGTGGGCAGCGAAGGCACGCTGGGCGTGATGACCGAGATCACGCTGCGCCTGTACCCTCTGCCCGAAGCGGTGCTCGCCGCGGTGTGCACCTTCCCGAGCGTCGACGCCGCGGTGCGCACCACGATCCAGGTCATCCAGCTCGGCGTGCCCATCGCCCGCTGCGAGCTGCTCGATGCGAACACGGTGCGCGCCGTCAACCAGCGCGACAAGCTGGGCCTGACCGAAGCGCCGATGCTGCTGATGGAATTCCACGGCAGCGACGCCGCAGTCGCCGAACAGTCGGCCACCGTTCAGACGATCGCCGACGAGCTGGGCGGCCAGGGCTTCGAATGGGCCACCACGCCCGAGGCACGCACGCGCTTGTGGACCGCGCGCCACCACGCCTACCTGTCGGCCCTGCAGATGAAGCCTGGCTGCCGCGCCGTCACCACCGACACCTGCGTGCCCATCTCGCGCCTGGCCGACTGCATCAACGAGAGCGTGGCCGAGGTCGAGGCGTCGGGCCTGCCGTACTTCCTGGTCGGCCATGTGGGCGATGGCAACTTCCACATGGGCTACCTGATCGACCCGAACCTGCCTGCCGAGCGCGAGCTGGCCGAGCAGCTCAACCACCGGCTCGTGCAGCGGGCGCTGGCCGTGGGCGGCACCTGCACCGGCGAGCACGGCGTCGGCTTGCACAAGATGGGTTTCCTGGTTGAGGAAACCGGTGCAGGCGCGGTGTCCATGATGAGAGCGCTGAAGCAGGCGCTCGACCCGAAGAACATCATGAACCCTGGAAAGATCTTCAGTTAG
- a CDS encoding MoxR family ATPase, with protein MQLKPTDIERAAGLLNELRNEVGKAVVGQSQAVGQILVALVASGHVLIEGVPGLGKTLLVRSLAKAMSLQYARVQFTPDLMPSDITGHAVLDARGGDAGALGTLRVHRGPVFTNLLLADEINRAPAKTQASLLEVMQEYQVTLEGQTHALPRPFMVLATQNPIDTEGTYPLPEAQLDRFLFKIDIGYPPHDEETAIVKRTTEQQTGDQFPLEGVAARVDERSVLTLQRMVAFIRTDDKVIDYAVRLVRATRSWPGLATGAGPRAAIALVRAARATALMQNRDFVTPDDIKLHALPALRHRVLLAPDAQLEGRSVGELLDGVLDSVEAPRL; from the coding sequence ATGCAACTCAAACCCACGGACATCGAGCGTGCCGCCGGCCTGCTCAACGAACTGCGCAACGAAGTGGGCAAGGCGGTGGTCGGGCAATCGCAGGCGGTCGGGCAGATCCTGGTCGCGCTCGTCGCCTCGGGCCACGTGCTGATCGAGGGCGTGCCGGGTCTCGGCAAGACGCTGCTCGTGCGCTCGCTGGCGAAGGCGATGTCGCTGCAGTACGCCCGGGTGCAGTTCACGCCCGACCTGATGCCCTCCGACATCACCGGCCATGCGGTGCTCGATGCACGCGGCGGCGACGCGGGCGCGCTCGGCACGCTGCGGGTGCACCGCGGACCGGTGTTCACCAACCTGCTGCTCGCCGACGAGATCAACCGCGCGCCGGCCAAGACGCAGGCTTCGCTGCTCGAAGTGATGCAGGAGTACCAGGTCACGCTCGAAGGACAGACCCACGCACTGCCGCGACCCTTCATGGTGCTGGCGACGCAGAACCCGATCGACACCGAAGGCACCTACCCGCTGCCCGAGGCGCAGCTCGACCGCTTCCTCTTCAAGATCGACATCGGCTACCCGCCGCACGACGAAGAGACGGCCATCGTCAAGCGCACAACCGAGCAGCAGACGGGCGACCAGTTCCCGCTCGAAGGCGTGGCCGCGCGGGTCGACGAACGCTCGGTGCTCACGCTGCAGCGCATGGTGGCCTTCATCCGCACCGACGACAAGGTGATCGACTATGCGGTGCGCCTGGTGCGCGCCACCCGCAGCTGGCCGGGCCTGGCCACCGGCGCCGGCCCGCGCGCCGCCATCGCGCTGGTGCGCGCGGCGCGGGCCACCGCGCTGATGCAGAACCGCGACTTCGTGACGCCCGACGACATCAAGCTGCACGCCCTGCCCGCGCTGCGCCACCGGGTGCTGCTCGCGCCCGATGCGCAACTCGAAGGGCGCAGCGTCGGTGAGCTGCTCGACGGCGTGCTCGACAGCGTCGAGGCGCCGCGGCTCTGA
- a CDS encoding stage II sporulation protein M — protein MTPRLFEAKNGPLWDELEQALDRAEKRPRDKAKDKQAAKPAGKPKPLDGARLAELYRRACEHLALSQARAYPIHLTQRLESLTQRAHRLIYRRHDYGVARLRQLVLVDFPQAVRQQRWYLLAATLLFVVPALATGLACYFDPGFILHIASAEQAQEFDRMYSGSERSLGRTRSADTDWQMFGYYVMHNIGIGFQCFAGGLFLGIGAVFFILFNGVFLGAVAGYLTARGHTENFWSFVVTHGAFELTAIVLAGAAGLQLGHALLAPGRHTRLEALRRAAAEAIVIVYGVIGMLVIAAAIEAFWSSARWVLPEVKYGVGGACWLFVFAYLGLQGRPARAARTAARSVHAG, from the coding sequence ATGACCCCTCGCCTCTTCGAAGCGAAGAACGGCCCGCTGTGGGACGAGCTCGAACAAGCCCTCGACCGGGCCGAAAAGCGCCCACGCGACAAAGCCAAAGACAAGCAGGCCGCCAAGCCCGCCGGCAAACCCAAGCCGCTCGACGGCGCACGGCTGGCCGAGCTGTACCGTCGGGCTTGCGAGCACCTTGCGCTGTCTCAGGCGCGCGCCTACCCGATCCACCTCACGCAGCGGCTGGAGTCACTGACGCAGCGAGCGCACCGCCTGATCTACCGCCGCCACGACTATGGCGTCGCGCGGCTGCGCCAGCTGGTGCTGGTCGACTTCCCGCAGGCCGTGCGCCAGCAGCGCTGGTACCTGCTCGCCGCCACGCTGCTTTTCGTCGTGCCGGCCCTCGCGACGGGGCTTGCCTGCTACTTCGACCCGGGGTTCATCCTGCACATCGCGAGTGCCGAGCAGGCCCAGGAGTTCGACCGCATGTACAGCGGCAGCGAACGCTCGCTCGGCCGCACCCGCAGCGCCGACACCGACTGGCAGATGTTCGGCTACTACGTGATGCACAACATCGGCATCGGCTTCCAGTGCTTCGCGGGCGGCCTCTTCCTGGGCATCGGCGCTGTTTTCTTCATTCTCTTCAACGGTGTCTTCCTCGGCGCGGTGGCCGGCTACCTGACGGCGCGCGGCCACACCGAGAACTTCTGGTCCTTCGTCGTCACGCACGGCGCCTTCGAGCTGACGGCCATCGTGCTGGCCGGCGCGGCCGGGCTGCAGCTCGGCCACGCGCTGCTGGCGCCGGGCCGCCACACGCGCCTCGAAGCACTGCGCCGCGCGGCGGCCGAGGCGATCGTGATCGTCTACGGCGTGATCGGCATGCTGGTCATCGCGGCCGCGATCGAGGCTTTCTGGTCGTCGGCACGCTGGGTGCTGCCCGAGGTGAAGTACGGCGTGGGCGGCGCGTGCTGGCTGTTCGTCTTCGCCTACCTTGGCCTGCAGGGGCGCCCGGCGCGTGCAGCGCGCACCGCCGCGAGGAGCGTGCATGCGGGTTGA
- a CDS encoding RDD family protein — MFGLQVVMDSGLPVTPAAAITRNLLRAADFFPFLYASGLLTMLLRRDFKRLGDLAAGTLVVYADTVALHGQLPEAGATAPARPLAAREQAAVVAWAGRANRLTPARLDELAQLARSVTPGQGGDATGKLLGVAQWLVGNRNGSRP, encoded by the coding sequence ATGTTCGGCCTGCAGGTGGTGATGGACTCGGGCCTGCCGGTCACCCCCGCTGCCGCCATCACCCGCAACCTGTTGCGCGCGGCCGATTTCTTCCCCTTTCTCTACGCAAGCGGCCTGCTCACCATGCTGCTGCGGCGCGACTTCAAGCGCCTCGGCGACCTCGCCGCCGGCACGCTGGTGGTCTACGCCGACACCGTGGCCCTGCATGGCCAGCTGCCCGAGGCTGGCGCGACCGCCCCGGCACGCCCGCTGGCCGCGCGCGAGCAGGCGGCCGTCGTCGCCTGGGCCGGCCGCGCCAACCGGCTCACCCCGGCACGGCTCGACGAGCTGGCCCAGCTCGCCCGCTCGGTCACGCCGGGTCAAGGGGGCGACGCCACCGGCAAGCTGCTCGGCGTCGCGCAATGGCTGGTCGGCAACCGCAACGGGAGCCGGCCATGA
- a CDS encoding ATP-binding protein produces MKKATRWAWIISLVAVTGAGLVLVFLLSLATNSRGLYERHYVWLFWVNVVVASLLVLVIGIAGVRLMVRVRRGKFGSRLLLRLALVFAMVGVVPGLLIYVVSYQFVSRSIESWFDVKVEGALDAGLSLGRGTLDAQLNDLSTKTRLAAERLSDTPNPVPPLVLERLREQLFAQEVTLLGPNGQVLVTAGELSGAGAPERPSPLLLRQARSARVTGQLEGLDEDAAAQSGSARIRTLAHMPSNSMSLGPQDRFLMVTQLLPSAMVTQALAVQAAYREYQQRALAREGLRRMYIGTLTLTLILAVFGALLLAVTLGNQLARPLLVLAEGVRQVARGDLTRKPVFASKDELSGLTRSFADMTEQLSEARSLVQRSLAQLEAARTNLQTILDNLTAGVIVFDRDGHIDTVNPGATRILRLPVSAYRGRRLDEVPGLQAFAAAVEQRFELHQDSPEAGERDHWQDAFDLQTPGRLNDEKDGDKITLLVRGAAMPHAGRLMVFDDITEVVSAQRAEAWSEVARRLAHEIKNPLTPIQLSAERLQHKLEPKLEGSDQAMLARSVGTIVNQVQAMKQLVNEFRDYARLPAAKPQALDLNALAAEVLALYATAQEAGRLKPELTPDLPLIQGDASQLRQVIHNLVQNALDAIAERPEGCVRLRTEIARTEQGELRAVRLQVLDNGPGFPEKVLKRAFEPYVTTKTRGTGLGLAVVKKIADEHGARIRLANLTYTGPGGAEVAGAQVSLSFSKFAPADSSPAVAAPPDARAH; encoded by the coding sequence ATGAAAAAAGCCACCCGCTGGGCCTGGATCATCTCCCTGGTCGCGGTGACCGGCGCCGGCCTGGTGCTGGTGTTCCTGCTCTCGCTCGCCACCAACAGCCGTGGCCTCTACGAGCGCCACTATGTGTGGCTGTTCTGGGTCAACGTGGTGGTGGCCTCGCTGCTGGTGCTCGTGATCGGCATCGCCGGCGTGCGGCTCATGGTGCGGGTGCGGAGAGGGAAGTTCGGCAGCCGACTGCTGCTGCGCCTGGCGCTGGTGTTTGCGATGGTGGGTGTGGTGCCCGGCCTCCTGATCTATGTCGTGTCGTATCAGTTCGTCTCGCGCAGCATCGAGAGCTGGTTCGACGTGAAGGTGGAAGGCGCGCTCGATGCCGGCCTGAGCCTCGGCCGCGGCACACTCGACGCGCAACTCAACGACCTGAGCACCAAGACACGACTCGCCGCAGAACGGCTCAGCGACACGCCCAACCCGGTGCCGCCGCTGGTGCTGGAGCGTCTGCGGGAGCAGCTCTTCGCACAGGAGGTGACGCTGCTTGGGCCCAACGGGCAGGTGCTGGTGACCGCGGGCGAGCTGAGCGGTGCGGGCGCGCCCGAGCGGCCGAGCCCGCTCCTGCTGCGCCAGGCGCGCAGCGCGCGGGTGACGGGGCAGCTCGAAGGCCTCGACGAAGACGCCGCCGCGCAGTCGGGCAGCGCGCGCATCCGCACGCTGGCGCACATGCCGAGCAACAGCATGTCGCTCGGCCCGCAGGACCGCTTCCTCATGGTCACGCAACTGCTGCCGAGCGCGATGGTGACGCAGGCCTTGGCGGTGCAGGCGGCCTACCGCGAATACCAGCAGCGGGCACTGGCACGCGAGGGCCTGCGCCGCATGTACATCGGCACGCTGACGCTGACGCTGATCCTCGCGGTGTTCGGCGCGCTGCTGCTGGCCGTCACGCTCGGCAACCAGCTCGCGCGGCCGCTGCTCGTGCTGGCCGAGGGCGTGCGCCAGGTGGCACGCGGCGACCTCACGCGCAAGCCGGTGTTTGCCTCGAAAGACGAGCTGAGCGGCCTCACGCGATCGTTTGCCGACATGACCGAGCAGCTTTCCGAAGCGCGTTCGCTGGTGCAGCGCAGCCTGGCGCAGCTGGAGGCTGCCCGCACCAACCTGCAGACCATCCTCGACAACCTCACCGCCGGCGTGATCGTGTTCGACCGCGACGGCCACATCGACACCGTGAACCCCGGCGCCACACGCATCCTGCGCCTGCCGGTGTCGGCCTACCGCGGCCGGCGGCTCGACGAAGTGCCCGGCCTGCAGGCGTTTGCCGCCGCCGTCGAGCAGCGCTTCGAGCTTCACCAGGACAGCCCCGAGGCCGGTGAACGCGACCATTGGCAGGACGCCTTCGACCTGCAGACTCCCGGCCGCCTCAACGACGAAAAAGACGGCGACAAGATCACCCTGCTCGTGCGCGGCGCCGCGATGCCCCATGCCGGCCGGCTGATGGTGTTCGACGACATCACCGAGGTCGTCTCCGCGCAGCGCGCCGAGGCCTGGAGCGAAGTCGCGCGCCGACTCGCGCACGAGATCAAGAACCCGCTCACGCCCATCCAGCTCTCGGCCGAGCGGCTGCAGCACAAGCTCGAACCCAAGCTCGAAGGCAGCGACCAGGCGATGCTCGCGCGCTCGGTGGGCACCATCGTCAACCAGGTGCAGGCGATGAAGCAGCTCGTGAACGAGTTCCGCGACTACGCGCGCCTGCCGGCGGCCAAACCGCAGGCACTCGACCTCAACGCGCTTGCCGCCGAAGTGCTGGCCCTCTATGCCACCGCACAGGAGGCCGGGCGGCTCAAGCCCGAGCTGACGCCCGACCTGCCGTTGATCCAGGGCGATGCTTCGCAACTGCGCCAGGTCATTCACAATCTCGTGCAGAACGCGCTCGATGCGATCGCCGAACGGCCCGAAGGCTGCGTGCGCCTGCGCACCGAGATCGCCCGCACCGAGCAGGGCGAGCTGCGCGCCGTGCGTCTGCAGGTGCTCGACAACGGCCCGGGCTTTCCGGAGAAGGTGCTCAAACGTGCCTTCGAGCCCTACGTCACCACCAAGACCCGCGGCACCGGCCTCGGCCTCGCGGTGGTGAAGAAAATCGCCGACGAGCACGGCGCCCGCATCCGCCTGGCCAACCTCACCTACACCGGCCCGGGCGGGGCCGAGGTGGCGGGGGCACAAGTTTCGCTATCATTTTCGAAATTTGCGCCGGCCGACAGCTCCCCCGCTGTTGCAGCACCTCCCGACGCCCGGGCGCACTGA
- a CDS encoding DUF4129 domain-containing protein, with amino-acid sequence MRSEAAALLVALALLAGPAGAAEAASAPTREQVSREVEALRQDPNLAGQRKEKTLRFKDQGEARKPDPKNDGTWAWLRDFARWMTEAGRVAVWVVGALLVALVLVGLRHWIRVRAGAVKGSSAGPLPSHVRDLDIRPESLPERIGEAAAALWQKGEHRAALSLLYRGALSRLVHQHQVPIRAASTEGECLALAARRLAPERSAYFGRLVQAWQLAVYGARLPADDSVIALCREFDQQLRPTGAVSA; translated from the coding sequence GTGCGTTCTGAGGCCGCCGCGCTCCTCGTGGCCCTGGCCCTGCTGGCCGGGCCGGCAGGCGCTGCCGAGGCCGCGTCGGCCCCCACGCGCGAGCAGGTGAGTCGCGAAGTCGAAGCCCTGCGGCAGGATCCCAACCTCGCCGGCCAACGCAAGGAAAAGACGCTGCGCTTCAAGGACCAGGGCGAAGCCCGCAAGCCCGACCCCAAGAACGACGGCACCTGGGCCTGGCTGCGCGACTTTGCGCGCTGGATGACCGAGGCCGGGCGGGTGGCGGTGTGGGTGGTGGGGGCCTTGCTGGTCGCGCTGGTGCTCGTCGGCCTGCGGCACTGGATCCGCGTGCGCGCCGGGGCGGTGAAAGGCAGCAGCGCCGGGCCGTTGCCGAGCCACGTGCGCGACCTCGACATCCGCCCCGAGAGCCTGCCCGAGCGCATCGGCGAGGCGGCGGCGGCGCTGTGGCAGAAGGGCGAGCACCGCGCGGCGCTGTCGTTGCTCTACCGCGGAGCGCTGTCGCGGCTGGTGCACCAGCACCAGGTGCCGATCCGCGCGGCCAGCACCGAGGGCGAATGCCTGGCGCTCGCGGCCCGCCGCCTCGCCCCCGAACGCAGCGCCTATTTCGGCCGGCTGGTGCAGGCCTGGCAGCTCGCGGTCTATGGCGCGCGGCTGCCGGCGGACGACAGCGTGATCGCGCTCTGTCGCGAGTTCGACCAGCAGCTGCGCCCCACGGGAGCGGTGTCCGCATGA
- a CDS encoding DUF4350 domain-containing protein, producing MTETQRTWGLRALIAAMLLGLVAWLASCTEWAEVEVPTPARGEAARNRHYAAQALLRRLGTTVATPENLAQLPPAGATLLLTSWHWDIFPERAQRLRQWVEDGGQLVIFSDNLNQKQLKGWLPVRWLEPPRRQKPRDDEAADAEENEDSDEDDIEAAEPRQMAVLRRLKMPCHDTAEPDSVAPHYAGTARHYKLCGFIYSGWKLQPNGPALWSIDGRDGPLLLRVAKGRGTVTVIQPVGLLDNDRVLQSDNGLAAVAALQARRGSTVWFVTEEARPSLLAWLWQEAAAVVLLAAAALVLALWRGARRFGPLAALAATGRRSMAEQIAGTAQFLRKQGPEALLAAQIRALEAAARSHIRLYDTLDRGQRAAAIAKHTGQDAAALSSALDKSLARKRHDLPATLELLETARRLLVQKKAPHSSSSKKD from the coding sequence ATGACCGAGACCCAGCGCACCTGGGGCCTGCGCGCCCTGATCGCGGCGATGCTGCTGGGGCTCGTGGCCTGGCTCGCGTCGTGCACCGAATGGGCCGAGGTCGAGGTGCCCACGCCGGCGCGCGGCGAAGCGGCCCGCAACCGCCACTACGCGGCCCAGGCGCTGCTGCGCCGGCTCGGCACGACGGTCGCCACGCCGGAGAACCTCGCGCAATTGCCGCCCGCCGGTGCCACGCTGCTGCTGACCTCGTGGCACTGGGACATCTTCCCCGAGCGGGCGCAGCGCCTGCGCCAATGGGTGGAAGACGGCGGGCAGCTGGTGATCTTCAGCGACAACCTGAACCAGAAGCAGCTCAAGGGCTGGTTGCCGGTCCGCTGGCTCGAGCCGCCGCGCCGCCAGAAGCCACGCGACGACGAGGCAGCGGATGCCGAGGAAAACGAGGACAGCGACGAAGACGACATCGAGGCAGCCGAACCCCGGCAGATGGCGGTGCTGCGGCGCCTGAAGATGCCCTGCCACGACACGGCCGAGCCCGACAGCGTCGCGCCCCACTACGCGGGCACCGCACGCCACTACAAGCTGTGCGGCTTCATCTACTCAGGCTGGAAGCTGCAGCCGAACGGCCCGGCCCTGTGGTCGATCGACGGGCGCGACGGGCCGCTGCTGCTGCGCGTGGCCAAGGGCCGCGGCACGGTGACCGTCATCCAGCCCGTGGGCCTGCTCGACAACGACCGGGTGCTGCAGTCCGACAACGGCCTCGCCGCCGTGGCCGCGCTGCAGGCGCGGCGCGGCTCGACGGTGTGGTTCGTCACCGAAGAAGCGCGCCCGTCGCTGCTGGCCTGGCTGTGGCAGGAGGCCGCGGCCGTGGTGCTCCTTGCCGCCGCGGCCCTGGTGCTCGCACTCTGGCGCGGCGCGCGCCGCTTCGGGCCGCTGGCCGCGCTCGCCGCGACCGGCCGGCGCTCGATGGCCGAGCAGATCGCGGGCACGGCGCAGTTCCTGCGCAAGCAGGGCCCCGAGGCGCTGCTGGCCGCGCAGATCCGCGCGCTCGAAGCCGCCGCACGCAGCCACATCCGCCTCTACGACACGCTCGACCGCGGCCAGCGTGCCGCAGCCATTGCCAAGCATACCGGGCAGGACGCCGCTGCGCTCAGCTCGGCGCTCGACAAGAGCCTCGCCCGCAAGCGCCACGACCTGCCGGCCACGCTCGAACTGCTCGAAACCGCGCGGCGCCTGCTCGTGCAGAAGAAGGCACCCCACTCCAGCTCATCGAAGAAAGACTGA
- a CDS encoding DUF4390 domain-containing protein — protein MSAWVPLLAGWVRHAGSAVLAALLLSLAAVGARAEPVSLDSFELTRSDEGLALSFAARFELSKPIEEALQKGVPLFFVAQAEVFRDRWYWTDKRLANATRTWRLAFQPLTRKYRVTYGGLSQHYDSLSDALVAVSRSVNWKLVDAPQLDDGKHYVEFSYQLDTTQLPRPMQIGIGGQSDWQFKAERTRRLN, from the coding sequence TTGTCTGCGTGGGTCCCGCTGCTTGCCGGCTGGGTGCGCCATGCGGGCAGCGCCGTGCTGGCCGCGCTGCTGCTGAGCCTGGCCGCCGTGGGCGCGCGGGCCGAGCCGGTCAGCCTCGACAGCTTCGAGCTGACCCGCAGCGACGAAGGCCTGGCGCTCAGCTTTGCCGCGCGCTTCGAGCTGTCCAAGCCCATCGAAGAGGCACTGCAAAAGGGTGTGCCGCTCTTCTTCGTGGCGCAGGCCGAAGTCTTCCGTGACCGCTGGTACTGGACCGACAAGCGCCTGGCCAACGCTACCCGCACCTGGCGCCTGGCCTTCCAGCCGCTGACCCGCAAGTACCGCGTCACCTACGGCGGCCTGAGCCAGCACTACGACAGCCTGTCGGATGCGTTGGTGGCGGTGAGCCGCAGCGTCAACTGGAAGCTGGTCGACGCGCCGCAGCTCGATGACGGCAAGCACTACGTCGAATTCAGCTACCAGCTCGACACCACCCAGTTGCCGCGCCCGATGCAGATCGGCATTGGCGGCCAGTCCGACTGGCAGTTCAAGGCCGAGCGCACCCGGCGCTTGAACTAG